In Sulfuricurvum sp., the genomic stretch ACTAAATATTGGTCTGATCAATACGCAACCGCTTAACAATTTCTAAAAAGAAATCTTTGCTCCACAAGTCGAGCTCAGATGCATTTTTAATAAATGGACGGATATCTTTCTTTGCTTGTTCGATATCCAAATGATCAATTCGCTCACGCATGAGATCAATTAATTTATCGTGATCAATGGTTTCAGTGAGAGAGATATTATTGCCCTCAAGCCATTTACAACTTTGATGTAGACGTGCATTAAGATGGTTGAGATCCAACGGAATATCGTTGGCAATATACCATACTAGGTCGTACCAGTCTCTCCCTTTCGGACGTGTTGCCCAAGCCCTACATAAAAGAGCGTGCATTTTACCGGCGAATAGTGAGGAGGGTGTCATTGACTTGATATTAAAAGGGCGTGGAATTAAGATCAGCTTCTCTTCCGTAGTAAAGTCTAATGGCGGCTCTGTATCTACTTCGAGTTTAATTTTTACAGCTTGATCTCGGTGAAACATTCCAATGACGGATTTAGGGGCATCGATACGGATAAGATGCTCAATGGTGTTGCCTTTGACAAATGCAGATTGCACGGCGGTATCGACACTTTTTGTCTTAATTTCAATGGTTGTTTCAAAACCAAAGGAGCGTAAGGTTTCAATCACAATCTTTTCATAATTACTCAAATCAAATTCTGGATTTGATTCCAATAGTGAAAAATCGAGGTCTTCTGAAAATCGTGGAAGCCCATGTAATATCCGTAGAGCCGTACCGCCATAAAAAGTAGCATGTTTGAAAAAGCCCCCTTCATAGAGTCCCAAGAGTACAATTTCTTGAAGGATTTCTCGGAGTGCATCGAAACTTCCACTCCCGGTTGATAGATCATATCGTTCCAGCATTTTCATGAGGGCAGGGTGGGTATTAGCCATTGAAGTTCCTTTTGGCAATTAATGTTGCTAATGTACGTAAGTTTTGAGAACGGTAGGCGATTGCGATGGATCGGATTAATTCACCGTCAAGCTTTTCAAGCCCATCAAGTCGAAGATCGTGTTCTAAATACGCACGCATCTCTTCTTGAGACATTCTTCCGATACCTCGGTCATAACGGATTTTATCGCATAGTGCTTTTTCCGGAGTGGCAATAAGCCGGCCTCCATCTTTTTCATTGTAATGCCAATCAATACCGATAGAATAAGCGTTGGTAGATATTTTACGATAGCTATAGCGTCCAAGAGGGGTAGAAAAAAGTTTGGGGTGTTTCATCGTTGCCGACGTAATCTCATCAACCCGTTCCGGTATCATCCCATAATAGGAGAGTGCATATTCGAATGAGATGTAAGAGGGTGTATACAAGAGATTGGCAACATTGATAGGATTTGGTTCATTTTGCCGATATTTTTGGCCTAGACAATAGATACCGCGTTTGATCCGTACCAATTCTTCATTTTTTACCATACGCATAATTTTTTCATTGATATTTTTGATATCACTTTTTAAAATTTCAACAAGCGTATCGTTGGTAAAAACAATAGTACTGAGAAGATTGCGTATTTCTAAAATGTTCATTTGAAAATTATAGCATATTCAGTTAATTTATTAATAGCTAATATGATTAAAGCATATTAACTATATTTAAAAACACTTAAAATATTTAAAGAATTTGTAATTTTATAATTTTAAATTTCTAACGGCATCACTTCCAGAATCAGGAGAAAGTTTTGCATAACGTAATGTGGTTTCTATGCTTTCATGATCCAGAAGCTTTTGAATCGTAAATATTGGAATTCCATTAATTGCTAGGTGTGATGCAAAAGTATGTCGAAGTGTATGAACGACAGTTCGATTTGCACTATCCTTTTCATCTAATCCTACATTAAACAACTCATCGAGAATCTTTTTAAGGGGTCTTTGTATGATTCTATCAGTAATCAAGTTGCCATCATTGCTAACTATATGATGATAAGGCTTCATTTTCGGTAATATTAATTTTAGTAGGTCGTACCATTCGTCACTAATAAATCCTCGGTACTTGTGTCCTCCATTTTTAGTATTTATCAAAGTAACAGTTCGATTTTCTAGGTCAATATGTGTTTTTTGTATAAGCAGTATGGTGCTTAGTCTTCCACCAGTTGATAATGAAGCTAAAACAAACATTTTTAGAATAGGATCATTTTTGACAGCATCCTTAAGTAAATTGATTTCTTCTCGACTAAGAAAACGCTCACGCTTTATGTCTCTTGACTGTATTTCTTTATTCGTCAAGTGATGTTTATCATCTGCTCTGAGAGCGGGAACAGGATTTTGGAATTTGTCTTTTTCCTTTTCAACTTGAGAATTCCAGTAGTTGTAAGCAGAACCAATGGCAATAATCATCATATCTACCGATTTGGGAGAAAGGGGTATGGGCTTGTTATTTTCATCTTTTCGTTTGGAAAGTTTTTGTACTTCTATACGAAATTTTTTTAGATGTTCTTTATTCATCGTATTTGCTGGTACGGTTCCAAGTATTGGACCAATATAGCGAGTATATCTACCTTTAAAGTCATTACGTAGTGCATCTACCATCGCTTTATTCTCTATATATTTCTCCCATACTTCAGAGAATTTCAGAGTTGTTGGCTTCTTACGAACTGCTATTGCAGGTGGCTCTTCTCCTAAACGTTGATTATGAAGAATTTCATCACGTTTTTGTTTGCAATATGCTTCACGAATACCAGCACTGTATAATCCGATTTTAATCCACTTTTTTTTACCGTCCAAATCTTTATAAGTTATAAAGTATGAACGATCATCATTTGCAAGTTCGTGGAAATACACACCTTCATTTCCTTTTGACTTTATACGCTTCATATTTCTACCCTATTTCTACCCTGATATTAAAAAACCTGAAAATATATGGTAATAAAATGATAGCATTAATTTTTATAAAAAGTGCCTTGCTATGGGCTTTTTAATAGAGTTTATAAGACTTGAAAACATTTTAAGAAATATGATGAAACATTATATTTAGAGTCCGCCCACTGGTACCACTTTTTTATTCAAAAAAATCCCCTAAAATACGACATTTGAAGCCTTTTAAAAAGAAGCAATGAACTTTTTGTTACAAATATTTCATCCATTGATCGAAAGCACCTTATCCGAATGAGTGAAGAGTTTAAAATTCAACAGTGTGATGAGATCATTGCTAAAATTATTGAGGTTAAGCATACGTTTCTTCCTGAACTTGCAACGCAGTATGGGGTTGGACGATGAGCCGAAGAGGTGATGGAATTGACTTCTAAAGTTGAGCAATCGTTGAAAATACATTGATAAGAATAGAGGTCCACTCGCATCATGTTGCGCCAATTCAAGTAGTAAGTGCAACACACAGTTAAGCTACAGAATAAGATTTCGTAATTGTATCAAAGAACACTTCTGAAGGTGTTTTATATCCCAATATTTTTCTTGGTCTATTGTTGAGCTTGTTTTGAACGTTAACGATTTGCTTATCCGTTATCTCTTGAAACTCTTTCTCTTTAGGGAAATATTCCCGTATCAATCCATTCGTATGTTCGTTAAGTCCCCGCTGCCATGATTGGTAAGGGTGTGCAAAGTAAAAGTCTGTACTGAGGACTCTGCTGATCTCTTGGTGGTAGGAAAACTCTTTACCGTTATCACTGGTAATAGTAAGCGTATATTCTTTGATTGGTTTGAGAAGATCAAGAATAGCTTGTTTAACTAGTTCGGCGTGTTTACTTGGGACTTTTTTCATCAGTGTGAATTTAGAACATCTATCAACAATAGTTACAATCCCTTGATGCTGATATCGTCCTATGATCGTATCCACTTCCCAATCACCAACTCTGCTTTTTTCTTCTACAATTAATGGTCTCTCATCGATAGATATACGGTTCTTGATTTGTCCACGACTACGATGTGAAGCTGTTCGTTTGGTGTATTTCTTGTTTTTGTGTCTGAGGTACAGATAGAGCTTGCCACCACTTTTTTGATTGGCATAGACATATTGGTAAATTGTCTCATGACTGATAGATTTTAATCCATCTAATACCATACGACCACTGATTTGCTCTGGACTCCATCCCTCTTGTATATACTTTTTGATATAGTTGATATGCTCTTTACCTAATCGGCGGTTCTTTGACTTATACTGATACCGCAATCGTGCACTTACGGCTGCACTCAGTGCGAAATACTCTCCACTATCAAGGGCATTTCACCTTAACTCCCTGCATATGGTCGAATAATGCACTCCAATGTTTAAAGCTATCGCTCTTTGGCTCAGTCCCTCTTTTTTTAAAGCCTCAATTTGATATCGTTGTGCCATGGTTAGCTGTTGGTAACTCATAAGTGTCCTATCTTTGGTCGGATAATTCACTTATTCTATCGCAGCTAACCTCTTCAATTATCCGCTATATCTGAATTTCTAAACTGTTGCACTTTAAATTTGAATTGGCGTTGTATTCCGCACATTTATCCGTTACAATTTCAACAATACATACAAAGGAGAGACCATGAAAAGTCATACTATGCCTATTTCACAACCCATTACGCCTAGCCGTATCGCGAGCTTCTCTCTCCTCCTGCTGAACCTGCTGTAATTTCCTTTTTTTCCGTTTCTTTTTTACATTTTTAGTTTTGCCGTATCGGGCGCAATGCGTCCCTATTTTGGCTTTTATCATTGTCACACATAAAGGATATACTTATGCACACGTATGAAAAAAATGCACCGTACAAATCGGATACATTGGATAAAAATAACAGTTGGAATGCGCAGGAATACAACAAACATGCGTCATTTGTCTCAAACTTGGCATTGCCCGTAGTTGACTTACTTGCTCCGATAGAGGGGGAGGAAATATTGGATTTGGGATGCGGTGAGGGGACATTGGCACTTGAAATCCAAAAGAGCGGTGCGAAAGTAACGGGAGTCGATTTGAGTCACGAGATGGTAAAAAATGCACGTGCCAAAGGGATTGATTCTATGGTCATGAGCGCAACGGAGTTGGAGTTTAAAAATCGATTTGATGCGGTCTTTTCCAATGCGGTGCTTCATTGGGTAAAAGAGAGTGAAACCGTTGTTAAAAACATCCATGATGCCTTGAAACCCTATGGAAGATTTGTTGCAGAGTTTGGAGGGGCAGGTAATTGTAAAACAGCGGTCGATGCGATGAAAGAGGTGTTTAAAAATCACCCTGAATTTGGAGCGTTTGAAGACCCGTGGTACTTTCCAAGTATAGAAGAGTATCGTACCCTCTTGGAGTCGTGCGGGTTTAGAGTCGAATACATCGAATTAATCCCTCGACCGACCTCAGTTGATGATATCACCAACTGGCTTGATCTTTTTGCCAATGGGGTAACGGCGCATTTGAGTCGTGAAGAGTTTAGTATGTTTAAAGAAGAGGTTAGCAGGATTACGAAACCGAAGTTGTACGATGACAACGATGGTTGGTATGTTGACTATATCCGTTTGAGAGTTAGAGCGGTGAGGGGGAAAATATAAATTTTGCATAGTTTGAAACAATTTATGGATATATTTTTAATTTTAAAACTCTTTAAATCCCTAGAAATAGGGATTATTTAAAATATAAATTTAATATAAAATGCATAAAATTTGTGTTTATTACATATTGACACTTTGAAACAATATAAGTATAATTTGTATATGAAAAATATCAATAAAAGCACTTGTTTATCGGATACAAACACTATCTTAAATAAAATTAAAAAGCTTGAAGTTGATACTGTCTATCCAATTGCACAAGTTGCTCAAAAAAATGATAGTAGTAGAGTTTATCTTTCACGCTTGGCGGATAAGGGTGAAATACTCAAAGTTAAAAGAGGATTCTTTTATAAACCTACTAACAAAACCTTATACAAAGAGTCTAATAGGTCGATTGCTTTAGATAAATCACTATTTGTTAATGATCTGTTTTGGAGTGTCAAAGACGGATTTGAGATCAATGCCGTTGATTTGATTAGGGCGTATTTGATCGACTATAGTGAAGAAGATTTGATGGGGTTATATACCCTTTTCGGATACAAACGACTCGTAAGAGAAAGTTTGAAAATCTATAAAAAACGAGATAACGAAGCGTATCAAAAAATACGGACGATTTTAGAGCGATTTGAAGCGTGGAGATTGCATGACAAACGAGATTAAAGAGCTTATCGAAACCATAAAAACTCATCCGATCTTTGATCAACACCCTTTTTTCTTTGTCGGTGGAACGGCCTTGTCCTCCTATCTAAACCATAGAGTCTCTTATGACATCGACATCGCCTCTACGTGCAAACTTCCCGTATCGCAGATAAAAACATTTGCTTTTAACCTAGGTGCGAGAACTATTGTGGATAAAAATGCCTCAGCCTTTAGGATCAATACGGGAGAGGATATAGAAAACTATCACCTCAAATTTATGGTTAATGGTATAAAACTGGAATTTTCCTATTTTCGAGCTCCTATTCAGAGTGCTATTTTAGAAAATGCCGGCTCAAACCCTTATGATGAAAGTTCCACCCTTAAGATACTCGATTTGAAAGATATTATCGCCCTTAAAATATTTGCCCTTTTTAACCGAAAAAAAACCAGAGATTTATTCGATGCTTCTATCATTTTGGAAAAGAACTTGTTGGAGATTGGGGAATTAGAGAGAATCTATTCGTATATGCGAGATGAAAATAGCTCTATTCGAGACTATATTGCTAACTTTAAAGCGGCGGATGATGACGGTGATAACTCGCTGGATTTTTTAGCGGAGCACCAATGCTATAAAACATTTGCCAAAAAGTCTCAAAATGAGCGTTTTATCCAAGCAAAAGAGATGTTTTTAACTCAATACGATCTAAAACAAAAAGGGGCTCTTGCCTCTATCAAAAAAGTGGCAGTTAGAAAGAAGAGGGGAAAATAAATGATTGATACAGCATTTGCAGAGCGTTTCGCCCATGAGTGGGTCGAGGCGTGGAACAGCCACGATCTGGAAGCGGTTTTATCGCATTACAGTGATGATTTCGAGATGCGTTCGCCGTTTATCATCGCGTATAGCCCTGAATCGGGCGGGATGCTGAGAGGCAAAGAGGCGGTAGGTGCTTATTGGGCGGCGGCATTGGAGAAATTTAGTGATCTGCACTTCGTACTGGATAGTGTATTTGTCGGGGCGGATTCGATTGCCCTCACATATACGTCGGTGTTGGATAAAAAGGCGGTAGAAGTTTTCTTTTTCGATGAGAATGGTAAGGTAGTGAAAGCGGCGGCGCATTATGGTTAAAAATTTCCATTTGACATTAATTTAATATCATATATAATATCACTATGAAAATCGTTTTGGATACCAATGTAATCATAGCCGCACTGATGAGTCGAAACGGTATATCGAATGCAGTGCTCATAAAGCTCTTTGAGACGGATGAAAAAATCAATGTCGTTTCTAATCCTCTGGTTTTGGAGATGGAAGCGGTATTGAAACGCGATGAAAATCGAGTGCGTTGCGGTGGTTTGGAAGATGAGGCAATTGAAACGTTTATTGACGATTTGTGTCTAATATCGCATCATCAGAAAATCAATTTCTTGTGGCGGCCGTTTTTACATGATCCGCAAGACGACATGGTATTGGAGACGGCATTTAATGCCACAGCGGAGATTATCGTGACCTATAATCTCAAAGATTTCAAGGGTGTCGAAAAATATTTCGGCATTCGGGTAATGACCCCCAAAGAATTTTATCCCTTATTAGGAGGTGGACAATGAATTTCGCACTACGGATTCCCGATTATTACCGGCAAGAGATCGAAGCCCTAAAGGGCGATGTATCGATTAATCAGTTTATTGTTTCGGCACTGAGTGAAAAGATCGCTTCATTGCGGACGGAAGAATTTTTGCAAGAGCGTGCAAATCGCGGTTCACGTTCTCATGCACTTTCAATGCTCAAAAATGCCCCTGATGTGAAGCCCATAGAGGGAGATGCGATTTAAAAGGTTATAGGTATCACCTGACCCCTTTTACTGGAAAGTGGGAACGAGCAACACTGATTTGTTATATGGTTACTCCGCAATATTTAGCCAAATTATCAATGCTATGAGAAATATTTGGAAAAGTGCCTTCTACATATTGTTGGTTTAAAATCTTTCTTATTTCTGAAATATTATCTTCTATTTGAGCTATTTGTACTGATCTTACTTGACGCATCTTATGAGCGTAGACTAAAATCAATGTTAGTATTCTTGATGCCTCATCAATTTCACTATCATCATACTCATTTCTTGAATGATTCTTTGCAATAGTGTGAAGCCTATCTAGAGAACTTCTTAATTCTTGATCCGTGTCCATTTCCCTCACCTTTTGATATTCATATAACGTTTAAAATTTCTCGCTCCAACTCTTCTGAGTTGGAGCGTTTGGTTTAATGCATGTATGCATTCCCACTCAGGAGAGTGGGAACGAGGGAAACCTACTTTCCGTTATTGTGTGAAATCCTTTAGGGCGTGATACGGTATTTAGCCCTTAACATTTACGCCTGTCCCGTATGTTGTATGTTGATGTTGGGCATTAATACACACAGGTTGAAACACCACCATGGTTGTAATGTTCCTGGAAGCAATAATCACTCACGCGACTATAACATTCCCCACCCACTACTTTTTTTTCCCAATTATAGACCGGTACACAGCCACCTTGGCATTCATTATCACTCTCACATGATTTTCCACTATCGGTAGTTTCGTAATTTAAACATCGAAACGGCCCAAAATCGACAACAACACCCTGAGAAGCCTGTATCCAATCACCGTTTCGTTTAGCACATTCTTCTGCGGTTTCGGGAACAGCAGGTTTTTCAGGAACCTCATTTGCGCATCCTGCAAGGAGCGTTATACTCGTTAAGAGTCTTACTAGGTTTTTCCTCACCATTACGCTATCCTATTATTTCTTCATATTTTTCTCACTCCAACTCTCCTGAGTGGGAGTGTCTATACGGGATACATTCCCACTTGGAAAGTGGGAACGAGCAAACGCCTGTCCTGTATGTTCGTATGTTTGGAAAGTGGGAACGAGGAGAAATTACCTTTTTACTTATGCTACTTAAACAAATTCTTCATTGACTTCTCAAGATCGTCTAGAGCCTTTTGTGCTTTTCGTCCATCATCACCTGAAAATGTGATTTCAGCTTTACAATTAGGACAAATCTTCTTGCGTCCCGGAACCATCTCTTTTGCTTTTATACTAATTTTTCTTTTGCACCCCGGACATTCAATGTTAACATCTAAATCCATAATGAAACTCCTTCTTTATTTTTTGAAGCAAACTATTTATTCATACCTAAAATATACCATTATCTTTGATAAATCAACCAAAATCTTACAAATTGACATATTTTTAAATATTTTACATCGTTTTTCTTTAAATGATTTCCGCAAACGCTTTAACAGCAGACAAAGCGAAAAAAGAGCAAAATTCCACAATCATTAGCTATAGGAATCTCGATGAAAGCCGAAAATTTTAAACTCACCGACTACCTCTCCCGTATCGGGTATGAAAGGGAAGTGCGTCCCGATGTCGCAACACTCACTCAGCTCGTACAAAAGCAACTGCGAAGCATCCCGTTTGAAAATACTGAGGTTCAGGCGGGGAGAATCCCCTCTATGGTTCCCGAAGATATTGTGAACAAAGTGTTGGGACGAGGGCGCGGAGGGTACTGCTACGAAATCAATGGTGTGTTTGCGATGGCACTCACCGCAATAGGGTTCGAATGGTATTTCGCGGGGGCGCGTCCGATGTTTTATCCGATGAGAAGACCTAAAACGCACATGGTAGTGATCGTTCGTGTTGAGGGGCGCGATTATCTGTGCGATACGGGATTCGGTGGATATGCACTGCGCGCGCCGATAGAGATCGTGGAGGGTGAAGCGGTTCAGGACGGCGATCGTTTCCGCATGGAGTATCTCGATGGTGAATACGTTGTGAGTTCTCTCGTGCAGGATGAGTGGCAACGTCAATACGGCTTTGCCTTACAACCGCAGGAGTGGATTGAGTTTAGCCTCGCGAACTATTTTAACGCCACCCATCCCGATACGATTTTTACCCAAAAGAAACTCGCGATTATGCAAACACCAAAGGGGCGTAAGATTCTCGTGGATAATGAACTCAAACTCATCGAAGAGGGGAAACTGGAGTTGTTAAAAGTAGATTATGAGAGTGCGTTAAGAGAGTATTACGGGTTGGAGTTGATATGAATCATACTTTAATACACCGTGCAACAAAAGATCAATCGGATACTATATCCATCTTAGTCGGTGAACTTTTACAAGAGATTATGGATCGTATCGGT encodes the following:
- a CDS encoding nuclear transport factor 2 family protein; translated protein: MIDTAFAERFAHEWVEAWNSHDLEAVLSHYSDDFEMRSPFIIAYSPESGGMLRGKEAVGAYWAAALEKFSDLHFVLDSVFVGADSIALTYTSVLDKKAVEVFFFDENGKVVKAAAHYG
- a CDS encoding helix-turn-helix domain-containing protein produces the protein MSYQQLTMAQRYQIEALKKEGLSQRAIALNIGVHYSTICRELR
- a CDS encoding arylamine N-acetyltransferase, encoding MKAENFKLTDYLSRIGYEREVRPDVATLTQLVQKQLRSIPFENTEVQAGRIPSMVPEDIVNKVLGRGRGGYCYEINGVFAMALTAIGFEWYFAGARPMFYPMRRPKTHMVVIVRVEGRDYLCDTGFGGYALRAPIEIVEGEAVQDGDRFRMEYLDGEYVVSSLVQDEWQRQYGFALQPQEWIEFSLANYFNATHPDTIFTQKKLAIMQTPKGRKILVDNELKLIEEGKLELLKVDYESALREYYGLELI
- a CDS encoding site-specific integrase; the encoded protein is MKRIKSKGNEGVYFHELANDDRSYFITYKDLDGKKKWIKIGLYSAGIREAYCKQKRDEILHNQRLGEEPPAIAVRKKPTTLKFSEVWEKYIENKAMVDALRNDFKGRYTRYIGPILGTVPANTMNKEHLKKFRIEVQKLSKRKDENNKPIPLSPKSVDMMIIAIGSAYNYWNSQVEKEKDKFQNPVPALRADDKHHLTNKEIQSRDIKRERFLSREEINLLKDAVKNDPILKMFVLASLSTGGRLSTILLIQKTHIDLENRTVTLINTKNGGHKYRGFISDEWYDLLKLILPKMKPYHHIVSNDGNLITDRIIQRPLKKILDELFNVGLDEKDSANRTVVHTLRHTFASHLAINGIPIFTIQKLLDHESIETTLRYAKLSPDSGSDAVRNLKL
- a CDS encoding putative toxin-antitoxin system toxin component, PIN family; protein product: MKIVLDTNVIIAALMSRNGISNAVLIKLFETDEKINVVSNPLVLEMEAVLKRDENRVRCGGLEDEAIETFIDDLCLISHHQKINFLWRPFLHDPQDDMVLETAFNATAEIIVTYNLKDFKGVEKYFGIRVMTPKEFYPLLGGGQ
- a CDS encoding class I SAM-dependent methyltransferase — protein: MHTYEKNAPYKSDTLDKNNSWNAQEYNKHASFVSNLALPVVDLLAPIEGEEILDLGCGEGTLALEIQKSGAKVTGVDLSHEMVKNARAKGIDSMVMSATELEFKNRFDAVFSNAVLHWVKESETVVKNIHDALKPYGRFVAEFGGAGNCKTAVDAMKEVFKNHPEFGAFEDPWYFPSIEEYRTLLESCGFRVEYIELIPRPTSVDDITNWLDLFANGVTAHLSREEFSMFKEEVSRITKPKLYDDNDGWYVDYIRLRVRAVRGKI
- a CDS encoding CopG family transcriptional regulator; this encodes MNFALRIPDYYRQEIEALKGDVSINQFIVSALSEKIASLRTEEFLQERANRGSRSHALSMLKNAPDVKPIEGDAI
- a CDS encoding nucleotidyl transferase AbiEii/AbiGii toxin family protein produces the protein MTNEIKELIETIKTHPIFDQHPFFFVGGTALSSYLNHRVSYDIDIASTCKLPVSQIKTFAFNLGARTIVDKNASAFRINTGEDIENYHLKFMVNGIKLEFSYFRAPIQSAILENAGSNPYDESSTLKILDLKDIIALKIFALFNRKKTRDLFDASIILEKNLLEIGELERIYSYMRDENSSIRDYIANFKAADDDGDNSLDFLAEHQCYKTFAKKSQNERFIQAKEMFLTQYDLKQKGALASIKKVAVRKKRGK
- a CDS encoding nucleotidyl transferase AbiEii/AbiGii toxin family protein codes for the protein MANTHPALMKMLERYDLSTGSGSFDALREILQEIVLLGLYEGGFFKHATFYGGTALRILHGLPRFSEDLDFSLLESNPEFDLSNYEKIVIETLRSFGFETTIEIKTKSVDTAVQSAFVKGNTIEHLIRIDAPKSVIGMFHRDQAVKIKLEVDTEPPLDFTTEEKLILIPRPFNIKSMTPSSLFAGKMHALLCRAWATRPKGRDWYDLVWYIANDIPLDLNHLNARLHQSCKWLEGNNISLTETIDHDKLIDLMRERIDHLDIEQAKKDIRPFIKNASELDLWSKDFFLEIVKRLRIDQTNI